From a region of the Bradyrhizobium diazoefficiens genome:
- a CDS encoding Xaa-Pro peptidase family protein, producing the protein MTMPKASQAFPRSEYLRRLTAVKSEMERREVEVLVVTAPANITYLSGYTSKSGYVPQGLVVSLKDEEPTFLTRRMDGPAALHQMFIDRSRVIGYPEALIANPDRDGYDAIIDFILDKGLGHKGIGLEAKLLPASTVEKFRSRAAAAKIVDCTNAVSWIRGVKSDLEIAMMREAAAISDAGMLKAKDVIRPRVREADASAEIIATLVRGANGKPGTDLASFFLCATPRTSTCHIRWTEDVLQQGSQVNLEFSGVRHGYTSPLMRTMSIGKPSDLIRRLHEGEVAGLEAALAAAKSGRTCHDVAAAFNTALKKHGFEKESRCGYAVGIDWTEPTASLKEGDMTVLKPNMTFHLMLGNWIDEDVGYVISETFRVTDAGGEPFTKLPRDLFEISS; encoded by the coding sequence ATGACAATGCCAAAAGCCTCGCAGGCGTTCCCCCGCTCTGAATATCTGCGAAGATTGACTGCCGTCAAATCGGAGATGGAGCGACGCGAGGTCGAAGTTCTGGTGGTCACGGCCCCGGCCAACATCACATACCTTTCGGGATACACGTCGAAGTCCGGCTATGTGCCTCAAGGTCTGGTCGTCTCCTTGAAGGATGAGGAGCCCACCTTCCTTACGCGCCGCATGGACGGACCAGCGGCACTCCATCAGATGTTCATAGATCGAAGCCGTGTGATCGGCTATCCGGAAGCGCTGATCGCCAATCCCGACCGCGACGGATACGACGCGATCATCGATTTCATCTTGGACAAGGGACTCGGCCACAAGGGGATCGGCCTTGAGGCGAAGCTTTTGCCGGCATCGACCGTCGAGAAATTCAGGTCGCGGGCGGCCGCAGCGAAAATCGTCGATTGCACCAACGCCGTTAGCTGGATTCGAGGCGTGAAATCGGATCTGGAAATTGCGATGATGCGCGAAGCCGCCGCCATTTCCGACGCCGGTATGCTCAAGGCAAAGGACGTCATCCGCCCGCGAGTGCGCGAGGCAGATGCATCCGCGGAGATCATAGCGACGCTGGTACGTGGCGCGAACGGCAAGCCCGGAACGGATCTCGCGAGCTTCTTTCTGTGCGCTACGCCGCGGACATCCACCTGTCACATTCGCTGGACCGAGGACGTCCTCCAGCAGGGTTCACAGGTCAATCTCGAATTCAGCGGCGTGCGTCACGGCTATACGTCTCCATTGATGCGCACCATGTCGATCGGCAAGCCGTCAGACCTGATCCGTCGGCTACATGAAGGGGAGGTCGCAGGTCTTGAAGCCGCACTCGCGGCGGCCAAGTCCGGAAGGACCTGTCACGATGTCGCGGCGGCTTTCAACACTGCACTGAAAAAGCATGGCTTCGAGAAGGAGTCGCGGTGCGGCTACGCCGTCGGGATCGATTGGACAGAACCGACGGCGAGTCTGAAAGAAGGTGACATGACCGTCCTGAAGCCAAACATGACGTTTCATCTCATGCTCGGAAACTGGATCGATGAAGATGTCGGCTATGTGATCAGCGAAACGTTTCGCGTGACCGACGCCGGTGGTGAACCATTTACGAAGCTGCCGCGCGACCTGTTCGAGATTTCCTCGTAA
- a CDS encoding M20 family metallopeptidase, with product MKTIANNLLANVEQDAIIEMRHAMHREPELSNSEWKTRQRILETLERFGLSGAKTFHNTGLYVDIEGSAHGPRRSIAVRGDIDALPIQEARDDLSYRSQVPGLMHACGHDMHASIAMGTALAFHRMRENFSGKLRVFFQPAEEAEPLGGRSVAEEGLLSGFDAAIGFHVKTDLPAGVYGARAGAVTKSADQFALKLIGTMAHGARPHAGVDAIAMAGAFINEVQKVVSREMPFDDGAIITIGTIAGGEATNIICPSVAMTGTIRTSSAERRTLLVQRVREIAEGVAAMHRGKAEFSHRSGEPPVVNDVAMVERFQRLVVETVGEDKFSDKKSPIAGGGSDDFGFYSACVPSIYFWFGSEERGNQSGVHTPTFGASDNLLVPTTELTVRYCLEMLNS from the coding sequence ATGAAAACAATCGCGAACAACCTGCTTGCCAATGTCGAGCAAGACGCGATCATCGAGATGCGTCACGCCATGCATCGCGAGCCGGAGCTTTCCAACAGCGAATGGAAAACTCGGCAACGAATCCTCGAAACTTTGGAGAGATTCGGGCTCTCGGGCGCGAAGACGTTTCACAATACCGGCCTCTACGTCGACATCGAAGGCTCTGCCCACGGACCGCGACGTTCGATCGCCGTGCGCGGCGATATCGATGCATTGCCGATCCAGGAAGCGCGAGACGACCTGTCCTACCGCTCGCAAGTTCCCGGTTTGATGCACGCCTGCGGTCACGATATGCACGCATCGATCGCCATGGGGACCGCGCTCGCATTCCATCGGATGCGCGAGAATTTTTCCGGCAAGCTTCGCGTGTTTTTCCAGCCTGCCGAGGAGGCCGAGCCGCTCGGTGGCCGCTCGGTGGCCGAAGAGGGCTTGCTCAGCGGGTTCGACGCTGCCATCGGGTTTCACGTCAAGACCGATCTGCCTGCCGGCGTGTACGGCGCACGGGCAGGCGCAGTGACCAAGTCAGCCGATCAATTCGCGCTCAAACTCATCGGAACGATGGCCCATGGCGCCAGGCCGCATGCCGGGGTGGACGCAATTGCGATGGCAGGAGCGTTCATCAACGAGGTCCAGAAAGTCGTATCGCGCGAAATGCCTTTCGACGATGGTGCGATCATCACGATCGGTACTATCGCCGGGGGCGAGGCTACGAACATCATTTGTCCTTCCGTCGCCATGACGGGCACGATCAGAACGAGCAGTGCGGAGCGCAGAACGCTGTTGGTTCAGCGCGTTCGAGAAATAGCGGAAGGCGTCGCCGCCATGCACCGTGGGAAAGCGGAGTTTTCCCACAGATCGGGCGAGCCACCTGTCGTCAATGATGTTGCCATGGTCGAACGCTTTCAACGACTTGTCGTCGAGACGGTAGGCGAAGACAAATTTTCCGACAAGAAGTCGCCCATCGCCGGCGGCGGCAGTGATGACTTCGGCTTCTATTCCGCCTGCGTACCTTCGATCTACTTCTGGTTTGGTAGCGAAGAGCGGGGCAATCAGTCCGGAGTGCACACGCCGACTTTCGGAGCGTCGGACAACCTGCTCGTTCCGACAACCGAGCTGACGGTTCGGTACTGTCTGGAAATGCTGAATTCGTAG
- a CDS encoding extracellular solute-binding protein gives MWGGFARRSPSFRKAKVVEEELMRRRDFLAAGAATALAAVVAPSVHAQQKKFSGVTLRINGYGGTYDKALIEGVAKPLEESTGLKIEYIPSSPSADIAKLLSNKSSPHIDLLMADSPLIPQAIAGGILETFGTSDASNLSRVLPGFREFGDYGAPFSVASIVPVYNANTVKPPLTAFSDIARPDLKGKVSTMPANNYTGWMVLLALAEGNGGSLANMDPAFKVIAAAKDNIVATPPSSVAQLQAFTQGEAQAGTLWDGRAFEARKSGTPLQTVVAREGIYAVTSYTNIVRGCRNREAALAYINQLLSDQGMLAVPKALRYGPTTDVALGDLAADILINSRERAALKRPIDWKAFMAQGAAHGERMTKELRS, from the coding sequence GTGTGGGGCGGATTTGCCCGACGCAGCCCAAGTTTTCGCAAAGCAAAAGTAGTAGAGGAGGAGTTGATGAGAAGACGGGACTTTCTCGCGGCAGGTGCCGCCACGGCTCTGGCGGCCGTCGTAGCGCCGTCAGTGCACGCTCAGCAGAAGAAGTTTTCCGGCGTGACGCTCCGGATCAATGGCTACGGAGGCACTTACGACAAGGCTCTCATCGAGGGCGTGGCGAAGCCCCTCGAAGAAAGCACCGGCCTTAAGATCGAATACATCCCCTCGAGCCCATCTGCCGACATCGCAAAGCTTCTTTCCAACAAAAGCAGCCCTCACATCGATCTGTTGATGGCTGATAGCCCGCTCATACCTCAGGCCATTGCGGGAGGCATATTGGAGACATTCGGCACGTCGGATGCCTCCAATCTTTCGCGCGTGCTTCCGGGATTTCGTGAGTTCGGCGACTACGGTGCACCTTTCAGCGTGGCGTCGATCGTACCGGTCTACAACGCGAACACGGTCAAGCCGCCTCTGACCGCCTTCTCGGACATTGCGCGGCCGGACTTGAAGGGGAAGGTTTCGACCATGCCCGCCAACAATTATACAGGGTGGATGGTCTTGCTCGCTCTCGCCGAAGGCAATGGCGGCTCTTTGGCAAACATGGATCCCGCTTTCAAAGTGATCGCTGCGGCCAAGGACAACATCGTTGCGACACCTCCCAGCTCCGTCGCGCAACTACAGGCCTTTACTCAAGGTGAGGCCCAGGCAGGGACCTTGTGGGACGGCCGAGCCTTCGAGGCGCGGAAATCGGGAACGCCGTTGCAAACGGTCGTCGCGCGAGAGGGCATCTATGCCGTCACGTCGTACACGAACATCGTGCGCGGATGCCGCAACAGGGAGGCTGCGCTGGCCTACATCAATCAGCTTCTTTCCGATCAAGGCATGCTTGCGGTACCGAAAGCGCTCCGCTACGGACCGACGACCGATGTCGCGCTCGGCGATCTGGCGGCGGACATCCTCATCAATTCTCGGGAGCGGGCGGCATTGAAGAGGCCGATCGACTGGAAGGCCTTCATGGCGCAAGGCGCAGCGCACGGAGAGAGGATGACGAAGGAGCTGAGAAGCTGA
- a CDS encoding ABC transporter ATP-binding protein has translation MHTLVQDAFGSSQRRETIVSFRNLRKDYGAITVVPDFSLEIRRGELVCLLGPSGCGKTTTLRMLAGFISPTSGEILIEGQDMTRVPAYKRDVGIVFQNYALFPHMTVTKNVEYGLVNIGMKRLERVKRVDDMLRRVELQHLAGRYPRELSGGQQQRVALARALALQPKVLLLDEPFSNLDAQLRVRLREDLHKLICSLEMTTLFVTHDQDEALTLADRIVVMNKGAVEQVGSPEEIYDAPATRFVAEFIGQCSLLEGQSLDGREFRTDDGLSLPASGQAGRITAVIRPENVKKADEMPGLPARRAMVEASDYHGALTRLHLRIGGSKLIMDTQFPVGQKPKPGEQIDIAIDPGGLRFVPPVQ, from the coding sequence ATGCACACTCTCGTTCAAGATGCATTTGGGTCCAGCCAGCGGCGCGAAACGATCGTGTCCTTCCGCAACCTGAGGAAGGACTACGGCGCAATCACGGTCGTGCCCGACTTTTCGCTCGAGATCCGCCGCGGCGAGTTGGTGTGTCTTCTCGGCCCCTCTGGATGCGGCAAGACGACGACGCTGCGCATGTTGGCCGGGTTCATTTCGCCGACCAGTGGAGAGATCCTGATCGAAGGCCAGGATATGACGCGCGTTCCCGCATACAAGCGTGACGTCGGCATCGTTTTTCAGAACTACGCTCTCTTTCCACATATGACCGTCACCAAGAACGTCGAGTACGGGCTGGTCAATATCGGCATGAAGAGACTGGAAAGGGTCAAGCGCGTCGACGATATGCTGCGCCGGGTGGAGCTGCAGCACCTTGCCGGACGCTACCCGCGAGAGCTTTCGGGAGGTCAGCAACAACGTGTCGCACTCGCCCGGGCGCTTGCTCTTCAGCCGAAAGTTCTTCTTCTCGATGAACCCTTCTCGAATCTGGACGCCCAGCTTCGCGTACGTCTTCGAGAGGATCTGCACAAACTGATCTGCAGTCTGGAAATGACCACGCTTTTCGTGACCCACGATCAGGACGAGGCCCTCACGCTGGCCGATCGCATCGTCGTCATGAACAAGGGCGCGGTGGAGCAGGTCGGCAGTCCAGAGGAGATCTATGATGCTCCAGCGACGCGGTTCGTCGCCGAATTCATCGGACAGTGCTCTCTGTTGGAAGGGCAGAGTCTCGATGGAAGGGAGTTCAGAACGGACGATGGTTTGAGCCTGCCAGCGTCCGGGCAGGCGGGAAGGATTACCGCCGTCATCAGGCCGGAGAACGTGAAGAAGGCGGACGAGATGCCGGGGCTACCCGCCCGCCGCGCGATGGTCGAGGCGAGTGACTATCACGGTGCCCTGACCCGGCTCCACCTTCGCATCGGCGGCTCCAAGCTGATCATGGATACCCAGTTTCCCGTTGGCCAAAAGCCCAAACCCGGGGAGCAGATCGATATCGCCATCGACCCAGGCGGCCTTCGTTTCGTGCCACCGGTTCAATGA
- a CDS encoding ABC transporter permease, whose translation MFGDAVGRIMAAVGKLVRALVYLALILPAVIVVATSFTSGDAMRFPPTGFSLRWYYAFWESSLFIDSLTLSLKVAALATVLSLLFGFAAAFAIERHDFSGRELMRGFMLSPLLIPAVVLGLGLMQLQVWIGLSQTFLGLLIGHVVVTLPYVVRTLSAGMVLFDRNLEQAAMSLRATPATVLRTVTIPLLVPAIISAGVFAFVTSFGNVSLSVFLGAGGNVTLPVQVLAYVEQTVDPLVAAVSSVVIVFTLVAILIADRISGPKSII comes from the coding sequence ATGTTCGGTGACGCTGTCGGCAGAATAATGGCTGCGGTGGGCAAGCTGGTTCGTGCGCTCGTATATCTTGCGCTCATACTTCCCGCCGTCATCGTGGTCGCGACGTCCTTCACGTCGGGGGACGCGATGCGGTTTCCGCCGACCGGCTTCTCGCTGCGTTGGTACTACGCGTTCTGGGAGAGCTCGCTCTTCATCGATTCGTTGACTCTGAGCCTGAAGGTGGCTGCGCTGGCGACAGTGCTGTCTCTTCTGTTTGGTTTTGCAGCAGCCTTCGCAATCGAGCGGCACGATTTTTCTGGTCGAGAGCTGATGCGAGGCTTCATGCTCTCTCCGCTGCTGATTCCGGCGGTGGTTCTCGGCTTGGGTTTGATGCAGCTGCAAGTCTGGATCGGCTTGAGCCAAACCTTCCTTGGCCTGCTCATCGGACATGTGGTCGTGACGCTTCCCTATGTGGTCCGCACGCTCTCGGCCGGCATGGTGTTGTTCGATCGCAATCTCGAGCAGGCCGCAATGAGCTTACGAGCAACGCCCGCGACGGTCTTGAGAACAGTGACGATCCCGCTGCTGGTGCCGGCAATAATTTCCGCTGGCGTGTTCGCATTCGTCACGTCCTTCGGAAATGTCAGCCTCTCGGTCTTTTTGGGCGCCGGAGGTAATGTCACCCTTCCAGTCCAGGTTTTGGCCTACGTCGAGCAAACAGTGGATCCGCTTGTTGCCGCCGTGTCATCCGTCGTCATCGTCTTCACATTGGTGGCCATCTTGATCGCCGACCGCATCTCGGGACCAAAGTCCATCATCTAA
- a CDS encoding ABC transporter permease produces MKSSAAEPEGGKKYWLPLLAPASLTLLVFLLIPAGIVLRISFYPGSTTIGAEGYSLAQYGKFFGDSLYLSVLGETISYALIVCLGCLVLGFPVGYSLARHPPAKRRLRMLMVIVPLTLSLVVVVFGWLVLLGRHGLVNNLLVALGIVSSPQQLLFNRTAVVIVLIQQFLPFMILSVMNVVMQIDPVLEQASTSLRANRARTFFKVIIPLSTPGILAGLSLIFVMAVSAFVTPRLVGGPRAQMVGGFIYDQILSTSNWPFGAAMAFILLAVGFGLMAVLNATIIRPLTRGLHVR; encoded by the coding sequence ATGAAATCGTCCGCAGCTGAGCCGGAAGGCGGAAAAAAATACTGGTTGCCGCTCCTTGCGCCGGCATCGCTGACTCTTCTCGTGTTTCTGTTGATCCCAGCCGGCATCGTCCTGCGGATAAGCTTCTATCCCGGCAGCACGACCATCGGAGCAGAAGGTTACTCGCTCGCTCAGTACGGGAAGTTCTTTGGCGATTCCCTGTACCTGTCGGTGCTCGGGGAGACCATTTCGTATGCGCTGATTGTCTGCCTTGGCTGCCTGGTCCTTGGTTTTCCCGTAGGTTATTCCCTCGCTCGCCACCCTCCGGCCAAACGTCGCCTGCGCATGTTGATGGTGATCGTCCCTTTGACGCTGAGTCTTGTGGTGGTCGTATTCGGATGGCTCGTGCTGTTGGGTCGACACGGGCTGGTCAACAACTTGCTCGTGGCGCTGGGCATCGTGTCCAGCCCGCAGCAGCTTCTGTTCAATCGGACTGCGGTCGTGATCGTTCTGATTCAGCAATTCTTGCCGTTCATGATCCTCTCGGTGATGAATGTCGTCATGCAGATAGACCCCGTTCTCGAGCAGGCTTCCACGAGCCTGCGTGCAAATCGAGCGAGGACGTTCTTTAAGGTGATCATTCCTCTGTCGACGCCAGGCATCCTGGCAGGATTGTCCCTGATTTTCGTCATGGCCGTTTCTGCTTTCGTGACTCCACGGTTGGTTGGTGGTCCACGTGCTCAAATGGTGGGTGGATTCATCTATGATCAAATCCTGAGCACGTCCAATTGGCCATTTGGTGCCGCAATGGCGTTCATTCTGCTCGCCGTAGGGTTCGGACTCATGGCGGTCCTGAACGCGACAATTATTCGTCCGCTCACGAGAGGCCTCCATGTTCGGTGA